In Rissa tridactyla isolate bRisTri1 chromosome 2, bRisTri1.patW.cur.20221130, whole genome shotgun sequence, a single window of DNA contains:
- the SEC22C gene encoding vesicle-trafficking protein SEC22c codes for MSMIFFACVVRVRDGLPLSASTDFHFNRDFLECRKRLKALSSILAQYPSRGTAKGRDLSIHFLSSGDIACMAICSSNYSTIMAFCFLEELQWEFAASYDTTSISLASRPYAFLEFDNIIQKVKCRFNSVSRSQMKANWEKVKEELKFRPPVQLKLEDTELMNGMTNGRHAGVHVEVVPTYRMQPVTPLGILSLVLNIMCGALNLIRGVHLAEYSFQEDHEGIGNVIAFLLPFLACIFQCYLYLFYSSARKVKTFVLFSSVCLCNIYLYGLRNLWQIAFHIGVASLSSYQILTRQLMEKQPDCGV; via the exons ATGTCCATGATCTTCTTTGCCTGTGTGGTGCGGGTGAGGGATGGACTTCCCCTCTCAGCCTccacagattttcatttcaacCGGGACTTTCTGGAATGCAGAAAGAGATTAAAAGCATTATCCTCAATTCTGGCGCAGTATCCAAGTCGAGGCACGGCAAAAGGACGTGACCTTAGCATACA tttccTTTCTTCTGGGGATATTGCCTGCATGGCGATCTGTTCCAGCAATTACTCAACCATCATGGCGTTTTGCTTCCTGGAAGAGCTTCAATGGGAATTTGCTGCTTCCTATGATACAACAAGCATCAGTTTAGCTTCCAGACCGTACGCTTTTCTTGAATTTG ATAACATTATTCAGAAAGTGAAATGCCGTTTTAACTCTGTGAGTCGCTCTCAAATGAAGGCCAACTGGGAGAAGGTTAAGGAGGAGCTGAAGTTCCGGCCCCCGGTTCAGCTGAAACTAGAGGATACGGAGCTGATGAATGGGATGACTAACGGCAGGCATGCAGGCGTTCATGTGGAGGTTG tccctaCTTACAGAATGCAGCCTGTGACTCCCCTGGGGATTCTGTCGCTTGTTCTGAACATCATGTGTGGAGCTTTGAATCTCATTCGAGGAGTTCACCTGGCAGAGTATTCATTTCAG GAGGACCATGAAGGAATTGGAAATGTGATAgcttttttacttccttttctaGCCTGTATTTTTCAG TGTTACTTGTACCTCTTCTACAGCTCGGCAAGGAAGGTGAAGACGTTTGTactcttttcctctgtttgtttATGCAACATTTACTTGTACGGATTACGGAACCTCTGGCAAATAGCCTTTCACATAGGAGTGGCATCTCTTTCTTCTTATCAGATACTGACGAGGCAACTGATGGAGAAACAGCCTGATTGCGGAGTATGA